In one Oscillospiraceae bacterium genomic region, the following are encoded:
- the priA gene encoding primosomal protein N', giving the protein MDRVTVAKVALSAATFAIDKPYDYLVPPELLEALEPGMRVIVPFGAGNRRTEGIVLAVEEIPADGRKRKAVLTQLDERPVLDGEGLKLALWMRERCFCTVYDAARAMLPAGLYFSLQDRYRLAPGVDREAAWEAAGRSEHARHIVELVLSGPDGAELGRIRDAFGTKDPNPALKTLTGKGILVLETSASRGVGDKTQQVAALAVPPEEAMAQVGAKRRSAPLRYAVVELLCAIGSASTKELCYFTGASGATLRSLVKSGLITLEKREVFRRVAAGEAEPAGPVVLNGEQQAAFEGLDALARAGKPAAALLYGVTGSGKTQVYIRLIQEALARGRSALVLVPEIALTPQLLHIFSSHFGENIAVLHSSLRAGERYDEWKRVRAGQARVVIGTRSAVFAPLRELGLVILDEEQEYTYKSENVPKYHARDVAKYRCAQNCALLLLGSATPSVESMYLAKTGVYHFFTLSTRYNEQALPGVFLADMKEELRAGNGTDLSYPLRQALEENLRAGEQSILFLNRRGASRMAVCGECGAVPECPRCSVYLTYHSANGRLMCHYCGHSEPLPHRCPACGGEWIFEGTGTQKVEEELREAFPDTEILRMDTDTVSATQTHEKLLGRFERERIPILLGTQMVAKGLDFENVTLVGVIAADQGLYVDDYRAGERTFSLLTQVVGRAGRGSKKGRAIIQTFTPENDVIACAARQDYDSFYEQEITMRRLRGCPPFRDLFVFTASGTQESAVLRTCMRLRRALEAWLEQPPYAGLEAQLLGPAPAAVAKVNNRYRYRLTLSCKNTAQIRALAAHLVRCAQQDKENKGVSVSADTNPLD; this is encoded by the coding sequence ATGGACAGGGTTACGGTGGCGAAGGTCGCGCTCAGCGCCGCCACCTTCGCCATTGACAAGCCCTACGACTACCTGGTCCCCCCCGAGCTGCTGGAGGCGCTGGAGCCCGGTATGCGGGTGATCGTGCCCTTCGGGGCGGGCAACCGCCGCACCGAGGGCATCGTGCTGGCGGTGGAGGAGATCCCGGCCGACGGCAGGAAGCGCAAGGCCGTGCTCACCCAGCTGGACGAGCGCCCGGTGCTGGACGGGGAGGGGCTGAAGCTGGCCCTGTGGATGCGGGAGCGCTGCTTCTGCACGGTGTACGACGCGGCCCGGGCCATGCTGCCCGCGGGGCTCTACTTCTCCCTCCAGGACCGCTACAGGCTCGCCCCCGGCGTGGACCGGGAGGCGGCCTGGGAGGCCGCCGGGCGCAGCGAGCACGCCAGGCATATCGTGGAGCTGGTGCTCTCCGGCCCCGACGGGGCCGAGCTGGGCCGCATCCGGGACGCCTTCGGCACGAAGGACCCCAACCCGGCGCTGAAAACGCTGACCGGGAAGGGGATACTGGTCCTGGAGACCAGCGCCTCCCGGGGTGTGGGGGATAAGACCCAGCAGGTGGCCGCGCTGGCCGTCCCGCCCGAGGAGGCCATGGCCCAGGTGGGCGCCAAGCGGCGCTCCGCACCCTTGCGCTACGCGGTGGTGGAGCTGCTGTGCGCCATCGGCAGCGCCTCCACCAAGGAGCTGTGCTACTTTACCGGCGCCTCCGGCGCCACCCTGCGCTCCCTGGTCAAAAGTGGGCTGATTACGCTGGAGAAGCGGGAGGTATTCCGCCGGGTGGCGGCGGGGGAGGCCGAGCCGGCCGGGCCGGTCGTGCTGAACGGGGAGCAGCAGGCGGCCTTCGAGGGGCTGGATGCGCTGGCCCGGGCCGGCAAGCCCGCCGCCGCGCTGCTCTACGGCGTCACCGGCAGCGGCAAGACCCAGGTCTATATCCGCCTCATTCAGGAGGCTCTGGCCAGGGGCCGCTCGGCCCTGGTGCTGGTGCCTGAGATCGCCCTCACCCCCCAGCTGCTGCACATCTTCTCCTCCCACTTCGGGGAGAACATCGCCGTGCTCCACAGCTCGCTCCGGGCGGGGGAGCGGTACGACGAGTGGAAACGGGTGCGCGCGGGACAGGCCCGGGTGGTCATCGGCACCCGGTCGGCGGTCTTCGCGCCGCTGCGGGAGCTGGGCCTCGTCATCCTGGACGAGGAGCAGGAGTACACCTATAAATCGGAGAACGTCCCCAAATACCACGCCAGGGACGTGGCAAAATACCGCTGCGCCCAGAATTGCGCCCTGCTGCTGCTGGGCTCGGCCACCCCCTCGGTGGAGAGCATGTATTTGGCCAAAACCGGGGTCTACCATTTCTTTACCCTCAGCACCCGGTACAACGAGCAGGCCCTCCCGGGTGTCTTTCTGGCCGACATGAAGGAGGAGCTGCGCGCCGGGAATGGCACCGATCTGAGCTACCCCCTGCGCCAGGCCCTGGAGGAGAACCTCCGGGCGGGGGAGCAGAGCATCCTGTTTTTAAACCGCCGGGGGGCCAGCCGCATGGCGGTGTGCGGGGAGTGCGGCGCGGTGCCCGAGTGCCCCCGCTGCTCGGTCTACCTCACCTACCACTCGGCCAACGGACGGCTCATGTGCCACTACTGCGGCCACTCGGAGCCCCTGCCCCACCGCTGCCCCGCCTGCGGGGGAGAATGGATCTTCGAGGGCACAGGCACCCAAAAGGTGGAGGAGGAGCTGCGGGAGGCCTTTCCCGATACGGAGATCCTGCGCATGGACACCGACACGGTGTCCGCCACCCAGACCCATGAAAAGCTGCTGGGCCGCTTTGAGCGGGAGCGCATCCCAATTCTCTTGGGTACCCAGATGGTGGCCAAGGGCCTGGACTTTGAGAACGTGACCCTGGTGGGGGTGATCGCCGCCGACCAGGGGCTGTACGTGGACGACTACCGGGCGGGGGAGCGCACCTTCTCGCTGCTGACCCAGGTGGTGGGCCGGGCGGGCCGGGGCAGCAAGAAGGGCAGGGCCATCATCCAGACCTTCACCCCGGAGAACGATGTGATCGCCTGCGCCGCCCGGCAGGACTACGACAGCTTTTATGAGCAGGAGATTACCATGCGCCGCTTGCGGGGGTGCCCGCCCTTCCGGGACCTATTCGTCTTTACCGCCTCGGGGACGCAGGAGAGCGCGGTGCTGCGCACCTGCATGCGCCTGCGCCGGGCGCTGGAGGCCTGGTTGGAGCAGCCGCCCTACGCGGGGCTGGAGGCCCAGCTCCTTGGCCCCGCCCCGGCGGCCGTGGCCAAGGTCAATAACCGCTACCGCTACCGGCTGACCC
- a CDS encoding membrane protein has protein sequence MEYFMEAVQRGLGNIRLIGITDVIDILIMAFVIYKLMMLIRRTSSGQVAKGIVLLLAALWVSQLAHLNTVNFILGKTVEWGVVALVVLFQPEIRKFLEQVGSSKLGSVLSHPDTPDEIEHAILQTVEAYTSLSKTKTGALMVFERKNLLDDAIRTGTALDCQVNSELLKNIFWNKAPMHDGAVIVRGGRIAGAGCMLPLSGNVNLSRELGMRHRAGIGASEHSDAVVAIVSEETGSISVAVGGMLKRHLAPETLERLLRNELMPQAEEKEPSRFFITNLLRGRKGENGDGEDKGQ, from the coding sequence ATGGAATACTTTATGGAGGCCGTGCAGAGGGGCCTGGGCAATATCAGGCTCATTGGGATCACCGATGTCATAGACATCCTGATCATGGCCTTTGTTATCTATAAGCTCATGATGCTGATCCGCCGCACCAGCTCCGGACAGGTGGCCAAGGGCATCGTGCTGCTGCTGGCTGCCCTGTGGGTGTCCCAGCTGGCCCACCTCAACACGGTAAACTTTATCCTGGGCAAGACGGTGGAGTGGGGCGTGGTGGCCCTGGTGGTCCTGTTCCAGCCTGAAATCCGCAAATTTCTGGAGCAGGTGGGATCCAGCAAGCTGGGCAGCGTCCTCTCCCACCCGGACACGCCGGACGAGATAGAGCACGCCATCCTCCAGACGGTGGAGGCATACACCTCGCTGTCCAAGACCAAGACCGGCGCCCTGATGGTCTTTGAGCGCAAGAACCTGCTGGACGACGCCATCCGCACCGGCACGGCGCTGGACTGCCAGGTGAACAGCGAGCTTTTGAAGAACATTTTTTGGAACAAGGCCCCCATGCACGACGGCGCGGTCATCGTGCGCGGCGGGCGCATCGCGGGCGCGGGGTGCATGCTCCCCCTGTCGGGCAACGTGAACCTGTCCCGGGAGCTGGGGATGCGCCACCGGGCGGGCATCGGCGCCAGCGAGCACTCGGACGCGGTGGTGGCCATCGTGTCGGAGGAGACCGGCTCCATCTCGGTGGCGGTGGGCGGCATGCTCAAGCGCCACCTGGCCCCGGAGACCCTGGAACGGCTGCTGCGCAACGAGCTGATGCCCCAGGCGGAGGAGAAGGAGCCCTCCAGATTCTTTATTACAAACCTGCTGCGCGGCAGAAAGGGGGAGAACGGCGATGGGGAAGATAAAGGACAGTAA
- a CDS encoding UPF0296 protein: MKLINIGFGNMVSAGRLIAIVSPESAPIKRMVQEARDRGVLIDATYGRRTRAVLIMDSDHIVLSALQPETVAGRLVGKEPEAGAEEDEA, translated from the coding sequence ATGAAGCTAATCAATATCGGCTTCGGCAACATGGTCTCCGCCGGACGCCTGATTGCCATCGTAAGCCCCGAGTCGGCCCCCATCAAGCGCATGGTGCAGGAGGCGCGGGACCGGGGCGTGCTGATTGATGCCACCTACGGCCGGCGCACCCGGGCCGTGCTGATTATGGACAGCGACCATATCGTCCTCTCCGCCCTCCAGCCCGAGACCGTGGCCGGGCGCCTGGTGGGCAAGGAGCCCGAGGCCGGCGCGGAGGAGGACGAGGCATGA
- a CDS encoding molecular chaperone gives MSDPYSVLGVKADASDEEIKRAYRELARKYHPDNYQNNPLADLAEEKMKEINEAYDAINKQRSGGGGYGGYQSQGGYQGAYQQQRQSSASGSPLYSRVRQAINQGDLGSAEQLLRNAPGQDGEWHFLMGSIAYRKGWLDEAMQHYQVACNMDPGNAEYRQALAMMQQGGQAYRPYGYSRGGMDSCDCCTTMLCMNCLCGGCGN, from the coding sequence ATGAGTGATCCATACAGCGTATTGGGCGTCAAGGCGGATGCCAGCGACGAGGAGATCAAGCGGGCCTACCGGGAACTGGCGCGGAAGTACCACCCGGACAACTACCAGAACAACCCCCTGGCGGACCTGGCCGAGGAGAAGATGAAGGAGATCAACGAGGCCTACGACGCCATCAACAAGCAGCGCTCCGGCGGCGGGGGTTACGGCGGCTACCAGAGCCAGGGGGGCTACCAGGGCGCGTACCAGCAGCAGCGCCAGTCCTCCGCCTCGGGCAGCCCGCTGTACAGCCGCGTGCGCCAGGCCATCAACCAGGGGGATCTGGGCAGCGCCGAGCAGCTGCTGCGCAACGCCCCCGGCCAGGACGGGGAGTGGCATTTCCTCATGGGCTCCATCGCCTACCGCAAGGGCTGGCTGGACGAGGCCATGCAGCACTACCAGGTGGCCTGCAACATGGACCCCGGCAACGCGGAGTACCGCCAGGCCCTGGCCATGATGCAGCAGGGGGGACAGGCCTACCGGCCCTACGGGTACAGCCGGGGCGGCATGGACTCCTGCGACTGCTGCACCACCATGCTGTGCATGAACTGCCTCTGCGGCGGCTGCGGGAACTGA
- a CDS encoding guanylate kinase codes for MMRKKRKGQLIVLSGPSGVGKSTVISELLSERGDIYFSVSFTTRAPRVGEADGVNYNFVTREQFEAMIARDELLEYAEYVNNYYGTSLKVIQDKLDAGIDVLLDIEVQGAAKVRAKCPEAVLIFIIPPSFEELSRRLHGRNTDGEEVIAGRLKKAREEYQEIPNYDYLVVNDKVSAAAAEIIAVLTAESCRTRNRLHLVEGI; via the coding sequence ATGATGCGGAAAAAGAGGAAGGGGCAGCTCATCGTGCTCTCCGGGCCCTCCGGCGTGGGCAAGAGCACGGTGATCTCCGAGCTTTTGAGCGAGCGCGGGGACATCTACTTCTCGGTCTCCTTCACCACCCGCGCGCCCCGGGTGGGCGAGGCCGACGGCGTCAACTACAACTTCGTCACCAGGGAGCAGTTCGAGGCCATGATCGCCCGGGACGAGCTGTTAGAGTACGCCGAATATGTCAATAATTACTATGGCACCTCCCTGAAGGTCATCCAGGATAAGCTGGATGCGGGGATCGACGTGCTGCTGGACATCGAGGTCCAGGGCGCCGCCAAGGTGCGCGCCAAGTGCCCGGAGGCGGTGCTCATCTTCATCATCCCGCCCTCCTTCGAGGAACTCTCCCGCCGCCTCCACGGCCGCAACACCGACGGCGAGGAGGTCATCGCGGGCCGCCTCAAGAAGGCCCGTGAGGAGTACCAGGAGATCCCCAACTACGACTACCTGGTGGTCAACGACAAGGTGTCCGCCGCCGCCGCCGAGATCATCGCCGTGCTGACGGCGGAGAGCTGCCGCACCCGCAACCGCCTCCACCTGGTGGAGGGAATCTAG